The sequence GAACTTGAAGTCTGAATCATTTATACACTACAGATGCAGAAACATTATGTCACAACTTGACCCAGTTGTCCCTTTCCCTTAATTGATCACTTTAAATATGGATTATGGATTCAATTAAACAAACAATTTGTTGTTATATGGCATCCAAGTTATGAAGGCGCTAATAAGACTGCGACTCCAACCTGATAGGCTAGTTGTTTGAGCTTCCCTCTCATACTTTTAGCCAAACATCGGCGCTTTAATTGTGAATCAACCCAACAAGGACAATCTGAGAGAAATAGTTACTCCAGGTAATTGTTGGTAAAGTGGCATGTATTCATTGTATATGCAGTATTATAGTGCTATGACGTGGAATATCAATAGATGAATGAGAGCCATCGAGAACAAATGAACTCGGGTATTGACTTCTCAAAAGTGCTACGATGTCATAATGACTCGCATCAAATTCTCGACTGAATAACATAAATTTGGGAGGATCCCAACTAACAGGTTAGGCTTCTAAGTTCAGGTGTCCTCTCTAAAACTTATGACCCAACACAAGTACAATCCAGCAATAGGCCATGCTAAATATGTCTCATTATGGAAGACAATAAATATTCCCCTACACAGAAattgaaaatatataaacatCTCCTTAGGTTGAAATCAATCCATGGCAAGTCCACAAGATATTGACTTTATACCCACGATATTCTTCAACAATGAAAAAATATGCCCAACCAACACTTGAAAAATTAAGCAGTCGAGAACCACTAAACAAGAACATAGTGAAACAAGATTTGGTTTCTGCTTTCTAATCAAGGGACACTGTAAAGACTAAAAAGCTGAAAATCCAAGAAAAGAGAAAGCAAATCAAATCAGTTAGCACCTCGATCAGCGGACTCAAGGATCTGAAACAGCACGGTCTCCTCCATCTGCGCGTGTTCGAGCATAACCTGCTGCAGCTGAGAGTAGCTCTTCCCGAACTTCTTCACCTCCATTCTCGGGCTACCCATGGAGGGATCTCCCCGTGCCTTCCCCCCGCGCGCCAACAGGTCCTCCGCCCACTTGACCATTTTCTCCAAGTGCCAGTTGATGCTCCTGTGCTGCAGGACCACCACCCACACCACCACCGGCGTCGCTTCACCGCACCACCCCCAAATGTTACTACTAGTATCAGCGGCAGAGGTGACCGTTGCCGCTGCCGCTGCCGCCTCGGGATCGGGGAATTTGGAGTCGAGGTAACGGAGGATGTCCTCCACGGATCCAGAGACAATGTCAGACTGATACATGAGGACGGGGGTTTGGTGGGTTTCCGAAGGGATGAAATGCAGCTTGACGGGCTTGTAGAGCAGAGCTAATCTGATGTGGGAAGTCGCGAAACTGTCGGGTGGGCCGTAGAGCTTGATCACCGGCGGTGGCTTCACCAGCTCCGACGGCGCAATCTCCGCCGTCGACTTTCTTGCAGCTCCGATGCAGTTCCCCATTCTGCAACTCGACACCAAGCTGTAGGACTAGAGAAATTGGGACGGAAGTCCGCAAAAACACATTCGGCACATTATCTTCAGTAGATTGAACGAAGAAGAACAAATTATCAAAGCTTGGGGGAAGATTTTGGGTTGCTTGCTTACTGTTCTTAGCAGATATCGTAGAGAGAGGAAATGATAAATGCTTCGACCTCAAGTCAATGATATGATCAACAATAACGAGGGCGACCGCTATCTTAACAAactattattataatttataataatatcGAGTGTAACGTCATAATttcaacccgaacccgaacccaaaCCCAAACCCAAACCCAAACCCAAACCGAACCCGAACTCAACTTCTTGTTCTAAACTTAGATCCGATTACACTTTAAATATGATGATATCAATCAATATCGAATTCAATCACTCGTTCCAAACTTGAATCTTGGAGTTATTAATActttgtttttaatcaaatatatcttactaaattttttttggaattgaaattaattggatttggattttaaatTCATGAAATTTAAGTTTCATTTTGGTATTTAGAAAAAGTTAAAATACATATTGGAATTTACTAGCATAAATTTTAGGAAagtaatattttgtaaaaaaaaagtttgaaaaacttaaatttataactaaagtttataaatttattattaaaaataattttattgtttttataagctcaaatcccatgaaatcccatgaaatccgaCCAATTTTGTAAGGATTTAACTTAGTTAAATGAAATCTCATGAAATTTCATCAAATAACAAttctgttttaaaatttcattttgcCAAATACCAAAACAGTATTTGCAAATCCAAATCCCACCAAATCCAGTCTACCAAACACAGTgttaggttttgattttgatttgattatttatattctatcaaaatatcaacttttaaatcttgttttatttatttacacaTTGTCAATGCATGATAATATAATGGATTCAAATGATACAATTGTTGATCGGAACTTGAAATTGATCCTAATTAACATGAAAATAAACATATAAGTCGAAATACATCGATTCAAAAACAGTTTGTAGTAATGTAATTTTAatgaatttatattaataaaataagttttttaaaacaaactcttgaataaaacatttatttaataaaaattttgaatttataatatatatatatatatattattcgaTTTTGCTCTATCTCAAGTGTTCAGCTATTATATTAGTGTAGTACGAGTCACATCTTATTTATACATAGATCAcgtttttttatcttaaatataTAAGCttgtataatatattttaacaatttttttttattcttttactAATATATCCTATTAACTATCTTAAAAACGTGTAACtatttgaaaataaatcaaataaagatgaaatagaaaatttatatataatttatttttcaataattatGGAAGATTATTATATCATTGGATGACCATTAAGAAAATAATACTCACCATTAAATTCCTCAACTTTTTGGCCAAAAGAGAGAGAGATATGGTGGATTCCACTTTGGTACCCTTTTtcctctttctttctttctttctttcattTTTCCCCCATTGCTAGTGATCAATATCACGTTGGCTTTATTGTGTCCGATGGAATAGAATCGATTTGTACTTGGTGTGGAAGTTATCTGCTCATTAAAAAAGGTCCAACAACGATACCTTTAAGTTAAAGCTTAGCCAACAACTAATTATCAGTTATAAATATTACAACAACTACATGCACATGCTTGTCGGAATTTCATTGCCTCTCTTATTCAATGGAAAAGTAAAATTGTGTATATAGAATTAAAAGTTGTAATAAAGAGATCAAATTATTGAGGTTGTTgcaaatgtgtgtgtgtgtgtatacatataaataaataaaactatgTAAAACTATGATCTATATGAAGGAAGTTATATGACTATTATATTGCGACTATTTTTTTCTCGAAAAATTTGAGACAGATGATTTTTTCGATATTTTAATTAACTTATCCaactttttttgttttgatattAAGTTTTTAGAATTTGGTTTTGTacactaatttttaatttttagttattttgGTTCAATTAGTTATTTTGGTTCAATTGGTGACGTGACATTTCGATAAGTCGGTATTTTTCGAAGTCATCAGTTTTCTCAGTGTAACATCAACATTTTTCGATGTCACGTTAGTAATTAATGAATCAgaataatcaaaattaaaaattagtgtatcaaaatcaaaatttaaaaactttGAACATAAAAACTCAAAACTTAACAAGTCGACCAAAAGAAACTATATTCTCGGAAAATTTAGACATCGACTCTATGTCTCTATCAGTCTATTGTGccgtattttaaaaattttgaggtatgCTTTAAACTATCCTTTTCTAGGTATTGTTTTTTATGTtcaaagaaaataaatattattatgatCATTTTTATGCTAGAATATTAATTTTGAGATGAAAAATATGGTGAAAAATCATACTCACACAACACGTGGGAGCTAACGGCCAGTATATGTAAAGAAAGTTTAATGTTCCATATATCATTTACCTTctaaaattcaaacattcacaTGCATATTATCTAGCTACATATTTAATTTAGTTGCATTATTATCAAACTATAACAAAATAATCTCAAACACGCAATGCATgacactagtatatatatatagaaagaaTCTCATATAGTATCACAAGAAATGAAGTATGTATGTATTTGACATATCACTATTCTAAGACCTTAATCACATACACAACTAAAAGAAtgcataaaagaaaaaaaaaacagatataTTTCTAGTGCTACATTACACTATATATTATAACTTCTATTTTTTGGATCCTTCAGGAAACAACTCATCTGTTAAGGCTGGAGCAATCCATTGAATCTGATAAAAAGTTGTATCCCACAAGTCATCTTCTCCATCCAAAGTTAGAATCTCCTTTTCCTTCATCCTCTGCACAATCTTCCTCAACAAATCCGGAATGGTGTCGGGGATTTTCGACTCCCCGTAGGCGCCCAAGTCGGCCTTCATGCAAGTATCCATTCTCCTCAAAATTCCCAGCCAAAAAGTCCTGAAGTTGGGACTTTCGGAAATAGGCATCAAGAAGTGCAAGTATAGTTGTGTCAAAACCTCCATCGAAAGCTTAAGCGTGTTCTCCATGCTTCTTGTTTCCCTCTCGGCGTTATCTCGCCTGGAGTACTGCTGCATCTTTTCGTGTAAGTCGTCGACCATAGCGAACACGATGTTGTAGAAAGAGTTGATGCAGTTCATGGGTGTGAATAAGATATCCTCGGCTAATATGAAGCACTTTTGTAGGGATGTGACGGCATGGTTTCGCACTTCTTCTCTTCTTGCTAAGCTTGTTTTCCTGAGGGATTCTCCGAGTTTCTGGAAGAAGCTTAGGGGGTTGTAAACCCGCGTACTTTCTTCTATCGAAGAGATGCTTGCGTTGCTTGCCATGCTCATGCAACTTCCAGGATCAGAATATCCTGTCCTATACCATTCGACCAACAAATTCGCGGATTCCGCCAGTAAGTCCATTATTTTCACGTTACAGTCGACTCGGCTATGCTTGAGTGCTACGAAGGAGAATGCACAATCAATGCAGTAGGAATAGTTTGTTCGAGTAAGGTGGAACTCATCGGACATCAGACCGATTAGGGCCTCGACACCGCGGTCGTACGTTTCGTGGTGACGTCCCGTGACAGATAAAAGATTTAGGACAGACATCCAACCCAATTGTGTAAGTAATTTTTCAGGGTACTCTGTTATGATTTTGCTCACAGATTGTAACAAGAATTCGCAGCAAGTATCAAGAATCTCCTTTTCCATCCTCCACATCAAATTTATGGACTTGAAGATGAGTTCTTCGACACCCTCAAAATCCGAAGCAAGAAGCTTGAGGCACATCTTCATCAGGCATGATATGGCCTTTTCGGCAAATGGGATGGGTGAGAAAAGCGGAAACTGTGCCACTTCCAAGAAGAACTCATGGTACTGAGGCCAGAATTTCGTGAATCGGTGCATATTTGCCAACGAAATGGAACTGATTAGGTCCCAGCAAAACGCCACCGTCTCTTCCTCCTCAACTGAGGTGCTGAACTTTTGACCTTTCCCAGCTGCAGCAAATATAATACAACGCCCAAGATCAAGTAAAGAATCATCAGGTAGGCTTGAACTAGTGGTGAATATGCTTCCAATACGACAATGTTGAATGATTTTCATGTTTTGTTCGAATTCACTCAAGCCAAGATTCAGAGCTTCTTCTACTGTCTCCATTGACAGGATATTAACAAATCTACCCATTATGCCGGAAGAACGGCGAAAGTGCGCAACTTTAGGAACATGACTAGGAAAATCAAGTTTTTCATCTTGTGAGTGGGAGTTGGCTATATCGGAATCATTCTCTGGTTCTAGAACTGACTGTGGAAGTAGCTTGAGCCTCTTGAGCTTCAATAAGCAATCAATAATGGTTCTCCACCCCCCTCGAATTGAACCTTTGAATGTATTTGCAATTGTAAAAACTGCCAGAGTTGCCATTTTTGGTTTAATGTCATTGCTGAAAGAGTATAGTGTTTCCTCAGCTGTTGCATAAGGATTTAGCAATGCCGTGAATTTAGAAAATGTGCTAATAAGCTCATCTAGGGTGTCCTCGAGTCCATACTGAGCTATTCGAGAGATTGAAAACAATGCTTCAATGCATTCATGGAGGATTTCTTCATCATCAGTGTGTTCAAAAACTGCTGCAAGGGTCGCGACTGAGGGTCCGGCTATGGTAGCAAACATATCTCTTCCTATTCGACGatcaaaatcacataatatGAAGGGTTGAATGATCTTGGATCGATTTATCAACTGAATCCATCGACTTGGATTCATTTCTGCTGGTGTTCCGGATTGGTTAAAAAGGGCGATGGCATTGGTTGCAATGGAATGAAATAGCTCAGAAAGGTATTCTCGGGGGAGATCGCTTCCACCATTGATTGCTCTATTGTTTCTAATGAATTCTTCCTCTGTCATTTTCTTTTTCACTTGTGGATTGTGTTGATCGGTGTTTAGCATAATGAGCGAATAGCACAGGACAAAGACTGCATCCTTGGTCACAAAGATTTCTGAGGATTGCTGATCATAGAATTTTTCTGAGAAAGCTTCAAGAATTCTGTGTATCTTCTGAGATTCTCCTGGCAGTCTAAACGTTTCCAAGTAGGTTCGAAGAGCGGTGTCAAGAATCATTCCTGAGAACTCGAATGTGTTTGTGAACTCTTTGAGGACTTGGATGT comes from Henckelia pumila isolate YLH828 chromosome 4, ASM3356847v2, whole genome shotgun sequence and encodes:
- the LOC140865366 gene encoding uncharacterized protein, which encodes MGNCIGAARKSTAEIAPSELVKPPPVIKLYGPPDSFATSHIRLALLYKPVKLHFIPSETHQTPVLMYQSDIVSGSVEDILRYLDSKFPDPEAAAAAATVTSAADTSSNIWGWCGEATPVVVWVVVLQHRSINWHLEKMVKWAEDLLARGGKARGDPSMGSPRMEVKKFGKSYSQLQQVMLEHAQMEETVLFQILESADRGLCKAANEEHARDLPIMNGIKEEIKTIGVMNIGSPDYLEVLSNLLSRLKRLKENCKQHFEEEERELMPLMEAMELNKSQQEKVLQQSLDVMRETHSNLFRFFMEGLRPNDAMKYFEMIKRYCDKVRVSLMLHMMID
- the LOC140865665 gene encoding ARF guanine-nucleotide exchange factor GNL2; the protein is MDNKEHNETTKSNMTKAKRKELGVSCMLNTEIGAVLAVIRRAPDPNTGIYHHPDENFDASILQALKSLRALLFNPQQEWRTVDPSLYLSPFLDVIQSDDIPAAATAVALQSILKILRLGVFDEKTPGAKDAINSAVTAITGCRLQRTNPAAEEAVMMRILQVLTLIIRHRASVLLTDHSVCTVVNTCFQVVQQSTGRGDLLQRNGRYTMHELIQIIYSRLPEIEVNDWENSESDTEDNSMDSGYGIRSAIDIFHFLCSLLNVVEIMDSDVFTSDENIQHFALVLINSAIELSGDSIGKHPKLLRKIHDDLFHHLIHYGANSSPLVLSMICSTVLNIYHFLRRSIRLQLEAFFSYVLLKVPSSGSPLQLQEVALEAVVNFCRQPSFIVEAYVNYDCDPTFRNVFEETGKLLCKYAFPTGVALTSIQVQAFEGLVGIFHNIADNIDKEEESIPSGMHLVEISGYRPFWEEKPKEENTDTWVDYVRVRKLQKRKILIAGSHFNRDDKKGLEYLKISRLLSDPPDPKAHALFFRYTPRLDKTMIGDHLGDPGDFHIQVLKEFTNTFEFSGMILDTALRTYLETFRLPGESQKIHRILEAFSEKFYDQQSSEIFVTKDAVFVLCYSLIMLNTDQHNPQVKKKMTEEEFIRNNRAINGGSDLPREYLSELFHSIATNAIALFNQSGTPAEMNPSRWIQLINRSKIIQPFILCDFDRRIGRDMFATIAGPSVATLAAVFEHTDDEEILHECIEALFSISRIAQYGLEDTLDELISTFSKFTALLNPYATAEETLYSFSNDIKPKMATLAVFTIANTFKGSIRGGWRTIIDCLLKLKRLKLLPQSVLEPENDSDIANSHSQDEKLDFPSHVPKVAHFRRSSGIMGRFVNILSMETVEEALNLGLSEFEQNMKIIQHCRIGSIFTTSSSLPDDSLLDLGRCIIFAAAGKGQKFSTSVEEEETVAFCWDLISSISLANMHRFTKFWPQYHEFFLEVAQFPLFSPIPFAEKAISCLMKMCLKLLASDFEGVEELIFKSINLMWRMEKEILDTCCEFLLQSVSKIITEYPEKLLTQLGWMSVLNLLSVTGRHHETYDRGVEALIGLMSDEFHLTRTNYSYCIDCAFSFVALKHSRVDCNVKIMDLLAESANLLVEWYRTGYSDPGSCMSMASNASISSIEESTRVYNPLSFFQKLGESLRKTSLARREEVRNHAVTSLQKCFILAEDILFTPMNCINSFYNIVFAMVDDLHEKMQQYSRRDNAERETRSMENTLKLSMEVLTQLYLHFLMPISESPNFRTFWLGILRRMDTCMKADLGAYGESKIPDTIPDLLRKIVQRMKEKEILTLDGEDDLWDTTFYQIQWIAPALTDELFPEGSKK